A genomic window from Candidatus Methylacidiphilum fumarolicum includes:
- a CDS encoding metallophosphoesterase, whose amino-acid sequence MPAVIYLFIGICLVDISRPWLPAPVRSFFVGREWMVGFGIVGAVSLMLIKGYVNTLNIELKKLELVIKKQSLHPFLRLVVASDIHAGGTIGKRRLSRIINKIQSLEPDLILLPGDLLDGSRTALEKEGIDKVFMSLSAPYGVYGCIGNHECFYGSDSLAAFLEKCGITILKDEIKEVDQFLYIVGRNDRAVEVLEGKEKRKPLKVILQGIDRSKAIFVMDHRPTAIEEAVENQVDLLVCGHTHQGQFWPINLIVKRIFAFSYGYQQIGSTHVIVTRGAGTWGPPVRVGQRSEVVLVEIRFIEK is encoded by the coding sequence ATGCCCGCAGTCATCTATTTATTCATAGGAATATGCCTGGTGGATATTAGTCGGCCATGGCTCCCTGCACCAGTCCGCTCTTTTTTTGTGGGGAGAGAATGGATGGTTGGGTTTGGGATTGTGGGAGCTGTCAGTCTGATGTTGATCAAGGGCTATGTGAATACTCTAAATATAGAGCTTAAAAAATTGGAGCTTGTCATTAAGAAACAAAGCCTACATCCCTTCTTAAGATTAGTGGTGGCGTCGGACATCCATGCAGGAGGGACAATTGGGAAAAGAAGGCTTTCAAGAATAATTAACAAAATTCAGTCCCTAGAGCCTGATCTTATTCTTCTTCCAGGAGATTTGCTTGATGGCAGTAGAACAGCTCTAGAAAAAGAAGGGATAGATAAGGTTTTTATGAGCCTTTCTGCCCCTTATGGAGTCTATGGCTGTATTGGAAATCATGAGTGTTTTTACGGTTCCGATAGTCTTGCTGCTTTTCTTGAAAAATGCGGTATTACTATTCTCAAAGATGAAATAAAAGAAGTCGATCAGTTTTTATACATTGTGGGTAGGAATGACAGGGCGGTGGAAGTCCTCGAAGGCAAAGAAAAAAGGAAACCACTGAAGGTCATTCTTCAAGGAATAGATAGATCCAAAGCTATATTTGTGATGGATCATAGGCCGACGGCTATAGAAGAAGCCGTGGAGAATCAAGTCGATCTGCTTGTTTGTGGACATACGCATCAAGGACAATTTTGGCCAATCAATCTTATTGTGAAGAGAATTTTTGCTTTTAGCTACGGATACCAACAAATAGGCTCGACGCATGTGATAGTCACCCGAGGGGCAGGGACATGGGGGCCTCCGGTAAGGGTGGGACAGCGATCGGAAGTGGTCCTGGTGGAGATTCGGTTTATAGAAAAATGA
- the carB gene encoding carbamoyl-phosphate synthase large subunit, which produces MGKRTDIESILVIGSGPIVIGQAAEFDYSGVQACKALKEEGFRVILINSNPATIMTDPEFSDKTYIEPITADFLEKIIRLEKPDAILPTLGGQTALNVGVELARRGILEELGIEMLGANVQAIKKAEDRQLFKEEMLRIGLDVPQSGIARNMEEAKAVAAQINRYPLIIRPAFTLGGQGGGIAYNREEFEAIAARGLSVSPIGEILIEEGLVGWKEFEMEVMRDRKDSCVLICSIENLDPMGVHTGDSITVAPAQTLSDEEFQKMRDWSFAVIRQIGVETGGSNIQFAVDPKTGRMVVIEMNPRVSRSSALASKATGFPIAKIAAKLAIGYTLDELPNDITKKTLACFEPAIDYVVVKIPRFTFEKFPEADPTLSSSMKSVGEVMAIGRTFKESLQKALRSLEIGAFGITGGIHGHDQVLSEEQIRYFLLTPRAERIFYLRHAFRCGMDIKTVASLSGIDPWFLSQVEELVKEEQKLRTSPDPSLLLEAKMDGFSDRQLAHLWNLSEEEVRALRKSQNCLPSYRLVDSCAAEFEASTPYYYSTYEPGQSELIKAEEKEKIIILGAGPNRIGQGIEFDYCCVHALMALRELGYRTIMINSNPETVSTDYDSSDELFFEPLTTEDVLQVYERTNAAGVIIQFGGQTPLNLSLSLKKAGVKILGTSVESIEMAEDRRLFSRLIAKLGLRQPQSRIISNVQESIEAAKTIGYPVLLRPSYVLGGRAMHIVYTENDLVRFVEEAIEAAPDKPVLLDHFLEDAIEVDIDCVSDGEDVFIGAILEHVELAGVHSGDSACVIPPFSLSEPIKEEIRQTVYLLARELKVLGLMNVQFAVQKNNLYVLEVNPRASRTVPFISKAIGIPLAKLATQVIMGKKLKDLGYVGSELTPSYFCIKEAVFPFDRFAGVDILLGPEMKSTGEVMGIDDDFGIAYAKTQIALNAPLPLRGKVFISVRDQDKKDGIEIARALNKLGFEIVATEGTARALNEAGVACMKLYKLSEGRPNVLDMIKNGEIALVINTPSGPTARKDEIRIRTTSLYSKIPVMTTIAAARATVEAIRSLQSREIHVKALQEYHHGLATAR; this is translated from the coding sequence ATGGGTAAAAGAACGGACATAGAGTCGATTTTAGTGATCGGCAGTGGGCCGATCGTTATTGGGCAGGCTGCCGAATTTGATTATTCTGGGGTTCAAGCTTGCAAGGCGCTAAAAGAGGAAGGGTTCAGGGTCATCCTCATCAACAGCAATCCAGCGACCATCATGACCGATCCGGAGTTTTCTGACAAAACTTATATTGAGCCTATCACTGCCGATTTTCTAGAGAAGATCATCAGGCTAGAAAAACCCGATGCTATTTTGCCAACTTTAGGAGGTCAAACCGCTTTGAATGTAGGCGTGGAGCTTGCCCGGAGGGGAATTTTAGAAGAGCTTGGCATAGAAATGCTTGGAGCGAATGTTCAGGCCATAAAGAAGGCCGAAGACAGGCAGCTTTTTAAGGAGGAAATGCTTCGGATCGGGCTGGACGTTCCCCAATCGGGTATTGCTAGAAACATGGAAGAAGCAAAAGCGGTGGCTGCGCAAATTAACCGGTATCCTTTGATTATTAGGCCTGCTTTTACTCTGGGTGGCCAGGGCGGGGGGATCGCCTATAACCGGGAAGAATTTGAAGCAATAGCTGCACGGGGGTTGAGTGTTTCCCCGATCGGCGAAATTCTGATTGAAGAAGGCCTGGTTGGGTGGAAAGAATTTGAAATGGAGGTGATGAGGGACAGAAAGGATAGCTGTGTGCTGATATGTTCGATAGAAAATCTTGATCCAATGGGAGTCCATACCGGGGACAGTATCACAGTAGCACCCGCTCAAACTCTTAGCGATGAAGAGTTCCAAAAGATGCGGGATTGGTCTTTTGCAGTCATTAGACAAATTGGGGTAGAGACAGGAGGGTCTAACATCCAGTTTGCCGTTGATCCGAAAACTGGAAGAATGGTGGTCATTGAGATGAACCCTAGGGTGTCCCGTTCTTCTGCGTTGGCTTCTAAAGCAACGGGATTTCCTATAGCCAAAATTGCGGCTAAACTTGCTATTGGCTATACGCTTGATGAATTGCCCAACGATATTACAAAAAAGACCTTAGCCTGCTTTGAACCCGCCATCGACTATGTAGTCGTCAAAATCCCACGGTTTACTTTTGAAAAGTTTCCAGAAGCTGATCCGACGCTTAGCTCCTCCATGAAAAGTGTTGGAGAGGTGATGGCTATTGGAAGAACCTTCAAGGAGTCGCTGCAGAAAGCTTTAAGATCCTTAGAGATTGGGGCATTTGGGATTACTGGGGGCATCCATGGGCATGATCAGGTGCTTTCCGAAGAACAAATTCGGTATTTTCTGCTCACCCCTCGAGCGGAACGGATTTTTTATCTTCGTCATGCTTTTCGCTGCGGCATGGATATAAAAACCGTTGCTTCTCTGAGTGGGATTGATCCATGGTTTCTTAGTCAAGTGGAAGAACTTGTCAAAGAAGAACAAAAATTAAGGACTAGCCCTGACCCCTCTTTATTGCTTGAAGCAAAGATGGATGGTTTTTCTGATAGACAACTTGCGCATCTCTGGAACCTTTCCGAAGAAGAGGTCAGAGCTTTAAGAAAAAGTCAAAATTGTCTGCCTTCGTATCGATTAGTGGACAGCTGTGCGGCTGAATTTGAAGCTTCTACCCCTTATTATTATTCCACTTACGAACCGGGGCAGAGTGAACTGATAAAGGCCGAAGAGAAAGAAAAAATCATCATTTTAGGAGCTGGACCGAATAGGATAGGGCAGGGCATCGAATTTGATTACTGCTGTGTGCATGCGCTCATGGCTTTGCGAGAGCTTGGCTATAGGACCATCATGATCAATTCCAATCCTGAAACGGTTTCTACCGATTATGATAGCTCGGATGAACTGTTTTTTGAACCGCTTACTACCGAAGACGTTCTCCAAGTTTACGAACGAACGAATGCCGCTGGGGTGATCATACAGTTTGGGGGACAAACCCCACTGAACCTTTCCTTGTCATTAAAAAAAGCTGGCGTAAAGATTCTTGGGACCTCGGTGGAATCCATTGAGATGGCCGAAGATAGAAGGCTTTTTTCCAGGCTAATTGCAAAACTTGGGCTGCGCCAACCGCAAAGCCGGATTATTTCAAATGTACAAGAATCCATTGAAGCTGCAAAAACAATAGGCTATCCAGTGCTTTTGCGTCCTTCTTATGTATTAGGTGGAAGGGCGATGCATATCGTTTATACAGAGAATGATCTGGTGAGATTTGTAGAAGAGGCAATAGAAGCGGCTCCAGACAAGCCAGTGTTGCTTGATCATTTTTTAGAAGATGCCATAGAAGTGGACATCGATTGTGTGAGTGACGGCGAAGATGTCTTTATTGGAGCTATTTTGGAGCATGTGGAATTGGCTGGCGTCCATTCCGGAGACAGTGCCTGTGTGATTCCACCTTTCAGTCTTTCAGAACCCATTAAAGAAGAAATTCGACAGACTGTTTATTTGTTAGCTCGGGAATTAAAAGTCTTGGGGCTGATGAACGTACAGTTTGCTGTGCAAAAAAACAATCTTTACGTGCTAGAGGTTAATCCGAGGGCCTCTCGGACCGTTCCATTCATAAGCAAGGCAATCGGAATCCCTCTGGCTAAGTTGGCGACTCAAGTGATTATGGGAAAAAAGCTTAAGGACCTTGGATATGTTGGCTCTGAGCTTACCCCTTCTTATTTCTGTATCAAAGAAGCGGTTTTCCCATTTGACCGGTTTGCTGGGGTGGATATCCTGCTAGGGCCAGAAATGAAATCCACTGGGGAAGTCATGGGAATAGATGATGATTTTGGGATTGCTTATGCTAAAACCCAGATTGCTTTGAATGCGCCCTTGCCGCTGCGAGGAAAAGTTTTTATAAGTGTCCGCGATCAAGATAAAAAAGATGGGATTGAGATTGCCCGTGCCCTTAACAAGCTTGGGTTTGAAATTGTAGCTACAGAAGGTACAGCCCGTGCGCTTAACGAAGCCGGTGTCGCCTGCATGAAACTCTATAAGTTATCCGAAGGCAGACCGAATGTATTGGATATGATCAAAAACGGGGAGATAGCCCTTGTAATCAATACCCCTTCTGGTCCAACGGCTAGAAAAGACGAGATTCGGATAAGAACGACCTCTCTTTATAGTAAAATTCCTGTCATGACAACTATAGCCGCCGCGCGTGCGACCGTTGAAGCCATCCGATCGCTCCAGTCTAGAGAAATCCATGTGAAAGCGCTCCAGGAGTATCATCATGGTTTGGCAACCGCTAGATGA
- a CDS encoding protein translocase subunit SecDF, whose translation MLFFSFATALFFLITLIWYFTAVEDRIKRWVGLASTLSILFNAIFSLYPLEKKIRLGLDLKGGTAFLLELQGEPTSGALDQAIGVIRKRVDKFGLSEPIIQPVGKRRISVQIPGLSESEKAAAKEQLSKVAKLEFRLVHPDSDKLLAAVQSGQEKIPPGYEILPFSQEISKGNKTEALILVKKREEMGGKYVKRAFRGFDEVGRPTVVIEFNEAGAKRFGEITSNNIGKRLAIVLDGEVKSAPVIQTAIFKSAVISGGNMSPKEAEDLASVLENPLETPVKILEERGVDPSLGRDSIVSGINAALAAFASVVLFMVFYYRLAGLVSIIALLVNLLLLLGLLAQFHFTLTLPGIAGIILTIGMAVDANVLIYERIRDELEVGVPVRQAIFIGFNKAFSAIFDSNVSLIIPSVILMELGSGPLQGFAVTLVLGIVANLFAALVLSRNVFEWLLSWGMLKKLSMMKFLHKPNFDFIKFSWLTVPAAAILLIVGMSTFFLRSGELLGVDFAGGDALTVAYKEMIPVASVRQVLEEAKIHPSLLQYAKESKQLIYQVRYGEGEKSVGVLKEKFPHAGFSLSRMDSVGPVVGEELKNRAALALSLGLLAILLYVSFRYEWSFALAAGIGQLHDVLLAIGLMAIFGKEFDMYLIGAFLTILGYSINEKIVISDRIRETLKYKSSLTFKEIINEGINKTLARTIMTGGTVVLATVSMLLLGGPVISVFSLAILIGVLGGMFSSHFISPALLYWFHRLTEKRGKKIPIQSQAV comes from the coding sequence ATGCTGTTTTTTTCTTTTGCTACAGCCCTTTTTTTCCTTATTACCCTCATCTGGTATTTTACTGCTGTCGAGGACAGAATCAAAAGATGGGTAGGATTGGCTTCTACCCTCTCGATTCTCTTCAACGCAATATTTTCCCTTTATCCGCTAGAAAAAAAGATAAGGCTTGGGCTAGATCTAAAAGGAGGAACAGCTTTTTTGTTAGAACTACAAGGAGAACCCACCTCCGGGGCGCTCGATCAGGCTATCGGGGTCATTCGCAAGCGGGTTGACAAGTTTGGTCTTTCTGAACCAATTATTCAACCGGTAGGCAAACGGCGAATCAGTGTGCAAATTCCAGGCCTATCCGAATCAGAGAAGGCTGCGGCCAAAGAACAGCTTTCCAAAGTCGCTAAACTGGAATTTAGGCTAGTGCATCCTGACTCGGATAAGCTTTTAGCTGCCGTCCAATCTGGACAAGAAAAAATCCCGCCTGGCTATGAGATCCTTCCTTTTTCTCAGGAGATATCAAAAGGGAATAAAACGGAAGCATTGATCCTTGTAAAGAAAAGGGAAGAGATGGGGGGGAAGTATGTCAAACGGGCTTTTAGAGGATTTGATGAAGTAGGTCGACCTACCGTGGTGATCGAATTCAACGAGGCGGGGGCAAAGAGATTTGGGGAGATCACCTCAAATAATATCGGGAAAAGGTTAGCCATTGTCCTAGATGGGGAAGTGAAAAGTGCTCCAGTCATCCAAACGGCTATTTTTAAAAGCGCTGTCATTTCTGGTGGGAATATGAGTCCCAAAGAAGCGGAAGATCTTGCCAGTGTTCTTGAGAATCCGCTTGAGACCCCCGTAAAGATTTTAGAAGAAAGGGGAGTGGATCCCTCTCTTGGGAGAGATTCTATAGTCAGCGGCATCAATGCTGCCCTAGCTGCCTTTGCCTCTGTAGTCCTTTTTATGGTGTTTTATTACAGGCTGGCAGGGCTGGTTTCCATCATTGCCTTGTTAGTCAATCTCCTCTTGCTTCTGGGCTTACTGGCCCAGTTTCATTTTACTCTTACTCTGCCGGGGATTGCGGGCATTATTTTGACGATAGGCATGGCGGTTGATGCGAATGTGCTTATTTATGAACGGATTAGAGATGAGCTGGAGGTGGGAGTTCCTGTCAGGCAAGCCATTTTTATTGGCTTCAATAAGGCCTTTAGTGCCATTTTTGATTCTAACGTTAGTTTGATTATTCCCTCGGTCATTCTCATGGAGCTTGGGAGTGGTCCTTTACAGGGATTTGCTGTAACGCTCGTTCTCGGTATCGTTGCCAATCTTTTTGCTGCTCTTGTCTTGAGTCGTAATGTGTTTGAATGGCTTCTGTCTTGGGGGATGCTGAAGAAACTTTCCATGATGAAATTCCTGCACAAACCAAATTTTGATTTTATAAAATTCAGTTGGCTGACGGTCCCAGCGGCTGCTATTCTACTGATAGTAGGAATGTCTACTTTCTTTTTGAGAAGCGGGGAGCTTCTTGGAGTTGATTTTGCTGGAGGCGATGCGCTGACGGTTGCCTATAAGGAAATGATTCCAGTCGCTAGCGTCAGACAGGTTTTAGAAGAAGCAAAAATCCATCCAAGCTTACTGCAGTATGCGAAAGAGTCCAAGCAGCTTATCTATCAAGTTCGTTATGGGGAAGGGGAAAAAAGTGTTGGGGTACTGAAAGAAAAATTTCCACACGCTGGCTTTAGTCTATCCAGAATGGATAGTGTGGGTCCAGTGGTTGGCGAGGAACTTAAAAATCGAGCGGCTTTAGCCCTTTCCCTAGGTCTATTAGCCATTCTCCTTTATGTATCTTTCCGTTATGAATGGTCTTTTGCTTTGGCTGCTGGGATTGGGCAGCTCCACGATGTGTTGCTAGCCATAGGTCTTATGGCCATATTTGGTAAGGAATTTGATATGTACTTAATTGGCGCTTTTTTAACGATTCTTGGCTATTCGATTAACGAAAAGATCGTTATTTCTGATAGAATCCGAGAAACATTGAAGTATAAAAGCAGTTTGACATTCAAAGAAATTATTAATGAAGGTATTAACAAAACCCTTGCCCGGACGATTATGACTGGAGGCACGGTTGTGTTAGCGACCGTATCGATGCTCCTCCTTGGAGGCCCAGTGATTTCTGTTTTTTCCTTAGCCATTTTGATTGGGGTGCTTGGGGGAATGTTTTCTTCTCATTTTATAAGTCCAGCTCTGTTGTACTGGTTTCATCGACTAACGGAGAAGAGAGGGAAAAAGATTCCTATTCAGTCCCAAGCCGTTTAA
- a CDS encoding DoxX family protein, with product MKGNSKVAFIMYYILRTTPSFAFLPLRLVLSLIFFAHGSQKLFGWFGGKGLEATALSFAEKFHLVPGILWASLAGGGEFLGAILLALGLATRLAAFNLVVIMSVAILVVHRHAFFVHDGGMEYALSLWAGALSLVVGGGGFFSLDRQISRRMGGAQ from the coding sequence ATGAAGGGAAATAGTAAGGTAGCTTTTATTATGTATTATATTTTAAGAACCACTCCTTCTTTTGCCTTCTTGCCTTTGAGACTGGTCCTTAGCCTCATTTTTTTTGCTCATGGATCTCAAAAGCTCTTCGGATGGTTTGGTGGCAAAGGGCTAGAGGCTACGGCATTGAGTTTTGCTGAAAAATTTCATTTGGTTCCAGGGATCCTTTGGGCATCATTGGCTGGTGGAGGAGAATTTCTTGGAGCCATCCTTCTAGCCCTGGGGCTGGCGACGCGTCTTGCCGCTTTCAATTTGGTCGTAATTATGAGCGTGGCCATTCTTGTTGTGCATAGGCATGCTTTTTTTGTGCATGATGGAGGGATGGAATATGCATTGAGCCTTTGGGCGGGGGCTTTGTCTTTAGTAGTTGGCGGGGGTGGCTTTTTTTCCCTGGATCGACAAATCTCGCGGAGGATGGGTGGAGCGCAGTAG
- a CDS encoding menaquinone biosynthesis protein, whose product MSKMFYPTIGSVPYLNAKPLIYGLNNHIVFAAPAQLSLLLKEGKVDVALCPLGASLIEGWSYFVDGIGIVADGDVYSVILVNDKPLDALRTVRADFESRSSVLLLRVIFECFFGKPLRFVSAEEEADGFLLIGDKALQYRKEHPDRTVIDLGGLWKKLTGLPFVFALWTIRSGYEEKEKIKELLTQAKERGLASIEKIAQSPQEITYLTHFIHYEVKGKEKMGIEEFSKKLVQLKLINQVNPFHWV is encoded by the coding sequence ATGAGCAAAATGTTCTACCCAACAATAGGTTCTGTTCCTTATCTCAATGCCAAGCCTTTAATCTATGGACTTAATAACCACATTGTTTTTGCAGCCCCTGCTCAACTTTCCCTGTTGCTCAAAGAGGGGAAAGTTGATGTGGCGCTCTGTCCGCTTGGAGCATCGCTGATTGAGGGATGGAGCTATTTTGTCGATGGCATAGGCATTGTAGCCGATGGGGATGTCTACAGTGTCATCCTAGTTAACGATAAACCTTTAGATGCCTTACGAACCGTTCGGGCCGACTTTGAAAGCCGTAGTTCGGTGCTGCTTTTACGTGTTATTTTTGAATGTTTCTTTGGTAAACCCCTCCGGTTTGTTTCTGCAGAGGAGGAGGCCGATGGTTTTCTTTTGATTGGAGACAAGGCTTTACAGTATCGGAAAGAGCATCCAGACAGAACGGTGATTGATCTGGGTGGTCTTTGGAAAAAACTGACGGGTCTGCCGTTTGTCTTTGCCCTGTGGACGATCAGATCGGGTTATGAGGAGAAAGAAAAGATAAAAGAACTTTTAACCCAAGCCAAAGAAAGAGGCTTAGCTTCCATAGAAAAAATCGCTCAATCCCCACAGGAGATTACCTACTTGACCCATTTCATTCATTATGAAGTTAAAGGAAAAGAAAAAATGGGCATTGAAGAGTTTTCTAAAAAATTGGTACAATTAAAATTAATAAATCAGGTTAACCCTTTTCATTGGGTATGA
- the mqnC gene encoding cyclic dehypoxanthinyl futalosine synthase, which yields MNTMEYGAAEQLIDKVRRKIENFERINLEEARSLYFLPLAELGMLADLRRKQIKSQAYGGNGAEIVTYIIDRNINYTNVCNTYCKFCAFYRTLKDPDHYVLSIEQIEEKIKELEAIGGVQILLQGGHHPGLGIDYYLDLLFSIRKKFPHINIHGFSPPEFLHFSKTFRLPVEEIIKRFMEAGLGSIPGGGGEILVDSVRKKIAPLKCSSEEWLGVMRTAHHLGLKSSATMMFGHVEQLEDRLEHLEKIRKLQDETSGFTAFICWTFQPENTKLKATKKGPSEYLRMQALARIFLDNIENIQSSWVTQGVEVGQIALYYGANDFGSVMMEENVVSSAGTTYRTTVKEIEEAITSSGFKPKRRNNWYQLLN from the coding sequence ATGAATACGATGGAATATGGTGCAGCGGAACAGTTGATAGACAAAGTCAGAAGAAAAATAGAGAATTTTGAAAGAATAAACCTTGAAGAAGCTAGATCGCTTTATTTCCTTCCTCTAGCTGAGCTTGGGATGTTGGCGGATTTAAGGAGAAAGCAGATCAAATCCCAAGCATATGGTGGGAATGGGGCTGAAATTGTAACCTATATTATCGATAGGAACATCAATTATACCAATGTCTGCAACACCTATTGCAAATTTTGTGCCTTCTATCGCACACTCAAAGATCCTGATCATTATGTGCTTTCTATAGAGCAAATTGAAGAGAAAATAAAGGAATTGGAGGCTATTGGCGGGGTGCAGATCCTTTTACAGGGAGGCCATCATCCTGGGCTCGGCATCGATTATTATCTGGATTTGCTTTTTTCTATCCGTAAAAAGTTTCCCCACATTAATATTCATGGGTTTTCGCCTCCTGAGTTTCTTCACTTTTCCAAAACCTTTCGCCTTCCTGTAGAGGAGATTATCAAGCGGTTCATGGAAGCCGGACTTGGCTCCATACCAGGTGGTGGGGGGGAAATCCTTGTTGATTCTGTCAGAAAAAAAATTGCTCCTTTAAAATGCTCTTCAGAAGAATGGTTGGGAGTCATGAGAACGGCGCACCATCTCGGGTTAAAGTCTAGCGCGACGATGATGTTTGGGCATGTGGAACAACTAGAGGATCGGTTGGAGCATCTTGAGAAAATTAGAAAGCTACAAGATGAAACAAGCGGTTTTACTGCTTTTATCTGTTGGACATTTCAGCCAGAAAATACAAAACTCAAAGCGACAAAAAAAGGACCGTCAGAATATCTGCGCATGCAGGCACTGGCTAGAATTTTTCTGGATAATATTGAAAACATTCAATCTTCTTGGGTAACTCAAGGAGTAGAGGTCGGACAAATTGCCCTGTATTATGGGGCCAATGATTTTGGCAGTGTGATGATGGAAGAAAATGTAGTTTCTTCGGCGGGAACCACCTATAGAACTACGGTAAAAGAAATCGAAGAAGCTATTACGAGCAGTGGATTTAAACCTAAAAGAAGAAACAATTGGTATCAGCTGTTGAATTAA